One Curtobacterium sp. BH-2-1-1 genomic region harbors:
- a CDS encoding alpha/beta fold hydrolase codes for MQPPVLSPYQSLMAATPVVHRSVQVDGRTTHFWEYGPSDATQTVLAVHGFRGDHHGLETIAAHLDGVRVIVPDLPGFGISDPLPVSDIDSYVAWLRGFHAALGLGADTVVLGHSFGSIVVAATVASGLATRLLVLVNPIAAPALQGPRAVGTAIAIGYYRAGAVLPKPLGLGLLRNPAIVRVMSLAMLKSHDRDLRRWVHDQHDRYFSAFANRTSVLEAFRTSVTHDVAEYADRITVPVLMIAAERDDITAVPEQRALAARLADAELVVVPHVGHLVHYETPGAAASAVLRRMADAPKRGRKGAQPGSKRAPKETPKPKETPKPRATPTPPADGAAS; via the coding sequence ATGCAACCGCCCGTGCTCTCCCCGTACCAGTCGCTGATGGCCGCCACCCCGGTCGTCCACCGCTCCGTGCAGGTCGACGGCCGCACCACCCACTTCTGGGAGTACGGCCCGTCCGACGCCACCCAGACCGTCCTCGCCGTGCACGGGTTCCGTGGCGACCACCACGGCCTCGAGACGATCGCCGCGCACCTCGACGGGGTCCGGGTGATCGTGCCGGACCTGCCCGGCTTCGGCATCTCCGATCCGCTGCCCGTGTCCGACATCGACTCCTACGTCGCGTGGCTGCGCGGCTTCCACGCGGCGCTCGGTCTCGGTGCGGACACCGTGGTGCTCGGGCACTCGTTCGGGTCGATCGTCGTGGCCGCCACGGTCGCCTCCGGCCTCGCGACGCGGTTGCTCGTGCTCGTGAACCCGATCGCCGCCCCGGCACTGCAGGGTCCGCGTGCGGTCGGCACGGCGATCGCGATCGGGTACTACCGTGCCGGCGCCGTGCTGCCGAAGCCGCTCGGGCTCGGACTGCTCCGCAACCCGGCGATCGTGCGAGTGATGAGCCTGGCGATGCTCAAGTCGCACGACCGTGACCTCCGGCGCTGGGTGCACGACCAGCACGACCGGTACTTCTCGGCGTTCGCGAACCGCACGAGCGTGCTCGAGGCGTTCCGCACCTCGGTCACGCACGACGTCGCCGAGTACGCCGATCGCATCACCGTGCCGGTGCTGATGATCGCGGCCGAGCGCGACGACATCACGGCGGTGCCCGAGCAGCGTGCCCTGGCCGCGCGCCTCGCGGACGCCGAGCTGGTCGTCGTGCCGCACGTCGGGCACCTCGTGCACTACGAGACGCCCGGCGCCGCTGCGTCCGCGGTGCTGCGACGGATGGCGGACGCCCCGAAGCGCGGCCGCAAGGGAGCGCAGCCGGGCTCCAAGCGTGCACCGAAGGAGACACCGAAGCCGAAGGAGACACCGAAGCCGAGGGCGACGCCGACTCCGCCGGCCGACGGTGCCGCGTCGTGA
- the treS gene encoding maltose alpha-D-glucosyltransferase gives MTFTAPIQLPGLTLDPQWYKRSVFYECMIRSFVDSNGDGIGDIQGVIGKLDYLQWLGVDALWLPPFFQSPMRDGGYDIADYKAILPEFGTLDDFRELVTKSHERNMRIVIDMVINHTSDQHEWFQQSREDPDGPYGDFYVWRDTDTDYENIRIIFVDTEESNWTFDPVRRQFFFHRFFSHQPDLNFENPAVVEAVYDVVRHWLDLGVDGLRLDAIPYLFESEDGNGEGEPETHEFIKKLRAMVDDEYPGRVLLAEANQWPRETAAFFGTDEEPECHMAFDFPVMPRIFYSLRAQHAAELKAILSETLDVPASAAWGVFLRNHDELTLEMVSEEYRQAMYGWYGYDPRMRSNIGIRRRLAPLLDNSRAELELIHALLFSLPGSPFLYYGDEIGMGDNIWLPDRDSSRTPMQWTPDRNAGFSTADPGKLYLPVVQSLVYNYAQVNVEAQLAQSRSLLHWVRNVIHVRKAHPVFGLGTLDVQDTSNDSVLAFVRSWEGSGSGHQFGPSAEDVLCVFSFATNPTSVTISAPEYAGRPLYDLFGGGSFPSFDAEGQVTLTMGTQSFYWLHVGAPVG, from the coding sequence GTGACGTTCACCGCCCCGATCCAGCTCCCCGGCCTGACACTGGACCCGCAGTGGTACAAGCGCTCGGTCTTCTACGAGTGCATGATCCGCTCGTTCGTCGACTCGAACGGCGACGGCATCGGGGACATCCAGGGCGTCATCGGCAAGCTCGACTACCTGCAGTGGCTCGGGGTCGACGCCCTCTGGCTGCCGCCGTTCTTCCAGTCGCCGATGCGCGACGGTGGGTACGACATCGCCGACTACAAGGCGATCCTCCCCGAGTTCGGCACCCTCGACGACTTCCGCGAACTCGTCACCAAGTCGCACGAACGCAACATGCGCATCGTCATCGACATGGTGATCAACCACACCAGCGACCAGCACGAGTGGTTCCAGCAGTCCCGCGAGGACCCGGACGGCCCCTACGGCGACTTCTACGTCTGGCGCGACACGGACACCGACTACGAGAACATCCGCATCATCTTCGTGGACACCGAGGAGTCGAACTGGACCTTCGACCCGGTCCGACGCCAGTTCTTCTTCCACCGGTTCTTCTCGCACCAGCCCGACCTCAACTTCGAGAACCCGGCCGTCGTCGAGGCCGTGTACGACGTCGTGCGGCACTGGCTCGACCTCGGCGTGGACGGGCTCCGGCTCGACGCGATCCCGTACCTGTTCGAGTCGGAGGACGGCAACGGCGAGGGCGAACCCGAGACGCACGAGTTCATCAAGAAGCTCCGCGCGATGGTGGACGACGAGTACCCCGGGCGTGTCCTGCTCGCCGAGGCGAACCAGTGGCCGCGCGAGACCGCCGCGTTCTTCGGCACCGACGAGGAGCCCGAGTGCCACATGGCGTTCGACTTCCCGGTGATGCCGCGCATCTTCTACTCGCTCCGCGCGCAGCACGCCGCCGAGCTCAAGGCGATCCTGTCCGAGACGCTCGACGTACCGGCCTCCGCTGCGTGGGGCGTCTTCCTCCGCAACCACGACGAGCTCACGCTGGAGATGGTCAGCGAGGAGTACCGGCAGGCCATGTACGGCTGGTACGGCTACGACCCGCGGATGCGCTCGAACATCGGCATCCGGCGACGCCTCGCTCCCCTGCTCGACAACTCCCGCGCCGAGCTCGAACTCATCCACGCCCTGCTGTTCTCCCTCCCGGGGTCGCCGTTCCTGTACTACGGCGACGAGATCGGGATGGGCGACAACATCTGGCTGCCGGACCGCGACTCCTCGCGCACGCCGATGCAGTGGACGCCGGACCGCAACGCCGGCTTCTCCACCGCGGACCCGGGCAAGCTGTACCTTCCCGTCGTCCAGTCCCTCGTGTACAACTACGCGCAGGTCAACGTCGAGGCGCAGCTCGCCCAGTCCCGGTCGCTGCTGCACTGGGTCCGCAACGTGATCCACGTGCGGAAGGCGCACCCGGTGTTCGGGCTCGGCACGTTGGACGTGCAGGACACCTCGAACGACTCCGTGCTCGCGTTCGTCCGGTCGTGGGAGGGCTCCGGCTCCGGCCACCAGTTCGGCCCCTCCGCCGAGGACGTCCTCTGCGTCTTCTCCTTCGCCACCAACCCGACGTCGGTGACCATCTCTGCGCCGGAGTACGCCGGGAGGCCGTTGTACGACCTCTTCGGCGGCGGCTCGTTCCCGTCGTTCGACGCGGAGGGCCAGGTCACGCTGACGATGGGGACACAGTCGTTCTACTGGCTGCACGTGGGTGCGCCGGTCGGGTAG
- a CDS encoding 3'-5' exonuclease, with the protein MTFPTAQLDSPAPAQDLSGRPWWHALGVFDLETTGVDVETARIVTAHVGLIDMTGRSIVEGAWLADPGVEIPEGAAAVHGITTERARADGRPAAEVVAEIIAAVEAVFARGIPLVIYNAPYDLTVLDREAKRHGIASPVIGNVVDPLVIDKALDTYRKGKRTLEAASELYGVTLSEAHDAGADAIAAGRVAQAIAAKYPEELGVSAEELHRKQVGWCAEQASSFQDYMRKKRDPAFTADGRWPHRNAG; encoded by the coding sequence GTGACGTTCCCCACAGCGCAGCTCGACTCCCCCGCTCCGGCCCAGGACCTCTCGGGTCGCCCCTGGTGGCACGCACTCGGCGTGTTCGACCTCGAGACCACCGGCGTCGACGTCGAGACCGCCCGGATCGTCACCGCCCACGTCGGCCTGATCGACATGACCGGTCGCTCCATCGTCGAGGGCGCCTGGCTCGCCGACCCCGGTGTCGAGATCCCCGAGGGCGCTGCCGCCGTCCACGGCATCACGACCGAGCGCGCTCGCGCCGACGGCCGCCCCGCCGCCGAGGTCGTCGCAGAGATCATCGCCGCGGTCGAGGCCGTCTTCGCCCGGGGCATCCCGCTCGTCATCTACAACGCCCCGTACGACCTCACCGTCCTCGACCGCGAGGCCAAGCGCCACGGCATCGCCTCCCCGGTCATCGGGAACGTCGTGGACCCGCTCGTGATCGACAAGGCGCTCGACACCTACCGCAAGGGCAAGCGCACGCTCGAGGCTGCGTCGGAGCTCTACGGCGTCACCCTCTCCGAAGCGCACGACGCCGGCGCCGACGCCATCGCGGCCGGGCGTGTTGCGCAGGCCATCGCGGCGAAGTACCCCGAGGAGCTCGGCGTCTCCGCCGAGGAGCTCCACCGCAAGCAGGTCGGCTGGTGCGCCGAGCAGGCGTCCTCGTTCCAGGACTACATGCGGAAGAAGCGCGACCCGGCCTTCACCGCCGACGGCCGCTGGCCCCACCGCAACGCCGGCTGA
- a CDS encoding type B 50S ribosomal protein L31 — protein MKTDIHPEYRAIVFRDLASGETFLTRSTANSDKTIELDGATYPVIDVEISSASHPFYTGKQRILDSAGRVEKFNQRFKSFGK, from the coding sequence ATGAAGACCGACATCCACCCCGAGTACCGCGCCATCGTCTTCCGTGACCTGGCTTCCGGTGAGACGTTCCTGACGCGTTCGACCGCGAACAGCGACAAGACCATCGAGCTCGACGGTGCGACATACCCGGTCATCGACGTCGAGATCTCGTCGGCGTCGCACCCGTTCTACACGGGCAAGCAGCGCATCCTCGACTCGGCCGGTCGCGTCGAGAAGTTCAACCAGCGCTTCAAGAGCTTCGGCAAGTAA
- a CDS encoding ABC transporter ATP-binding protein has protein sequence MPSVVRLSDVSVVRNGATILDGISWEVQDDERWVVLGANGAGKTTLLQVAGAQTFPTSGEVEVLGTELGGADLFELRPRIGFASTALARRIPVTEKVIDVVLTAAYSVTGRWNEEYEELDVRRAQRVLDEWGLGAFTDRTFGELSDGEQKRVQIARAVMTDPEILFLDEPAASLDLGARESLVRTLGGYAQSEDSPAIVIVTHHVEEIPAGFTHALVLADGHVQAAGPIDEVLTAPTLTEAFGIELTVSKDAGRYTARAS, from the coding sequence ATGCCCTCGGTCGTGCGCTTGTCAGACGTCTCCGTGGTCCGCAACGGGGCCACCATCCTCGACGGGATCTCGTGGGAGGTGCAGGACGACGAACGCTGGGTCGTCCTCGGTGCCAACGGTGCCGGCAAGACGACGCTGCTGCAGGTCGCCGGCGCCCAGACCTTCCCGACCTCGGGTGAGGTCGAGGTCCTCGGCACCGAGCTCGGCGGTGCCGACCTGTTCGAGCTGCGTCCACGCATCGGCTTCGCGTCGACGGCCCTCGCGCGCCGCATCCCGGTCACCGAGAAGGTCATCGACGTCGTGCTCACTGCGGCGTACTCGGTGACGGGCCGCTGGAACGAGGAGTACGAGGAGCTCGACGTCCGCCGCGCCCAGCGCGTGCTCGACGAGTGGGGCCTCGGTGCCTTCACCGACCGGACCTTCGGCGAGCTCAGCGACGGCGAGCAGAAGCGCGTCCAGATCGCCCGTGCAGTGATGACCGACCCCGAGATCCTGTTCCTCGACGAGCCGGCCGCGTCGCTCGACCTCGGCGCGCGTGAGAGCCTCGTGCGGACCCTCGGCGGCTACGCGCAGAGCGAGGACTCGCCGGCCATCGTCATCGTGACCCACCACGTCGAGGAGATCCCGGCCGGGTTCACCCACGCCCTGGTGCTCGCGGACGGGCACGTGCAGGCTGCCGGGCCGATCGACGAGGTCCTGACCGCCCCGACCCTGACCGAGGCGTTCGGCATCGAGCTCACCGTGTCGAAGGACGCCGGCCGGTACACGGCGCGCGCATCGTGA
- the glgA gene encoding glycogen synthase yields MRVDLLTREYPPEVYGGAGVHVAELTAALRSDTDTEVRVRAFGAFRDEADVWAYRTPGGLEQANGALQALGTDVSIAADVEGADLVHSHTWYANSAGRIAQLTYGIPHVVTAHSLEPLRPWKAEQLGGGYRLSSWMEREAFEHADGVIAVSKAMRADILRSYPSIDPAKVHVVYNGIDIDEWKPTVDEDAVRALGIDPSRRSVVFVGRITRQKGLPYLLRAVASLPADVQIVLCAGAPDTPEIMAEVTGLVDSLRSARDGVVWIDRMLAHEEIVNVLSSGTVFVCPSIYEPLGIVNLEAMACGIPVVGTGTGGIPEVVADGLTGRIVPIDQAQDGTGTPTDPDRYVADLAATLTEVLADEGLAKLMGRAGRLRVETEFTWDAIARRTRQVYDEVLGQNP; encoded by the coding sequence GTGCGAGTCGATCTGCTGACCAGGGAGTATCCGCCGGAGGTCTACGGCGGTGCGGGTGTCCACGTGGCCGAACTGACCGCGGCGCTGCGGTCCGACACCGACACCGAGGTGCGCGTCCGCGCCTTCGGGGCGTTCCGCGACGAGGCCGACGTGTGGGCCTACCGCACGCCCGGCGGCCTCGAGCAGGCGAACGGCGCGCTGCAGGCACTCGGCACCGACGTTTCGATCGCCGCGGACGTCGAGGGTGCCGATCTCGTGCACTCGCACACCTGGTACGCGAACTCGGCGGGACGCATCGCGCAGCTGACCTACGGCATCCCGCACGTCGTCACGGCGCACAGCCTCGAGCCGCTCCGCCCGTGGAAGGCCGAACAGCTCGGCGGCGGGTACCGGCTGTCGAGCTGGATGGAGCGCGAGGCGTTCGAGCACGCCGACGGTGTCATCGCCGTGTCGAAGGCGATGCGCGCGGACATCCTCCGCTCGTACCCGTCGATCGACCCCGCGAAGGTGCACGTCGTCTACAACGGCATCGACATCGACGAGTGGAAGCCCACCGTCGACGAGGACGCCGTCCGCGCGCTCGGGATCGACCCGTCGCGTCGCTCGGTCGTGTTCGTCGGACGCATCACCCGGCAGAAGGGCCTGCCGTACCTGCTGCGCGCGGTGGCCTCGCTGCCGGCGGACGTGCAGATCGTGCTCTGCGCCGGTGCGCCGGACACGCCGGAGATCATGGCCGAGGTCACGGGTCTGGTCGACTCGCTGCGTTCCGCTCGTGACGGCGTGGTCTGGATCGACCGGATGCTCGCTCACGAGGAGATCGTCAACGTGCTGTCGTCGGGCACCGTGTTCGTCTGCCCGTCGATCTACGAGCCGCTCGGGATCGTCAACCTCGAGGCGATGGCGTGCGGGATCCCCGTCGTCGGCACCGGCACCGGGGGCATCCCCGAGGTCGTGGCGGACGGACTGACCGGTCGCATCGTGCCGATCGACCAGGCACAGGACGGCACCGGGACCCCGACGGACCCGGACCGCTACGTGGCCGACCTCGCCGCGACCCTCACCGAGGTGCTCGCCGACGAGGGGCTCGCGAAGCTCATGGGCCGCGCCGGACGCCTCCGCGTCGAGACCGAGTTCACCTGGGACGCGATCGCCCGGCGGACACGCCAGGTCTACGACGAGGTGCTCGGGCAGAACCCCTAG
- a CDS encoding glucose-1-phosphate adenylyltransferase, with amino-acid sequence MAPKKVFGIVLAGGEGKRLMPLTADRAKPAVPFGGNFRLIDFALSNLVNSGLQKIVVLTQYKSHSLDRHVAETWRMEGLLGSYVASVPAQQRLGKRWFAGSADAILQSLNLLRDERPDIVVVVGADHVYRMDFHQMVEAHIASGRSATVAAIRQPIGLADQFGVIQVADDDPTKIEAFLEKPKDAVGLADSPGEILASMGNYVFDADALVDAVLRDGQIEASDHDMGGDIVPDFVARGDAGVYDLKRNDVPGSNERDRYYWRDVGTIDSFYDAHMDLIAPVPVFNLYNQDWPIFNQQTNLPPAKFVRDANGNTGSTVDSLVSLGCLVSGAQVERSMIGPWCGIDSGAKVLDSIVFERASIGAGSVVNRAILDKDVVIAPGAQVGIDREADEARGFTVTESGITVVGKGVRVDA; translated from the coding sequence ATGGCACCAAAGAAGGTCTTCGGCATCGTGCTCGCCGGCGGCGAGGGGAAACGGCTCATGCCGCTCACGGCCGACCGTGCGAAACCCGCTGTCCCGTTCGGCGGGAACTTCCGTCTCATCGACTTCGCGCTCTCCAACCTCGTCAACTCCGGACTGCAGAAGATCGTCGTCCTGACGCAGTACAAGTCGCACAGTCTCGACCGCCACGTCGCCGAGACCTGGCGCATGGAGGGCCTGCTCGGGTCCTACGTCGCGTCGGTGCCGGCGCAGCAGCGGCTCGGCAAGCGGTGGTTCGCCGGGTCGGCAGACGCGATCCTGCAGTCGCTCAACCTGCTCCGCGACGAACGCCCCGACATCGTCGTCGTGGTCGGCGCCGACCACGTGTACCGGATGGACTTCCACCAGATGGTCGAGGCGCACATCGCCTCCGGCCGCAGCGCCACGGTCGCCGCGATCCGCCAGCCGATCGGCCTCGCCGACCAGTTCGGCGTGATCCAGGTCGCCGACGACGACCCGACGAAGATCGAGGCGTTCCTCGAGAAGCCGAAGGACGCCGTCGGGCTCGCGGACTCCCCCGGCGAGATCCTCGCGTCGATGGGCAACTACGTCTTCGACGCCGACGCGCTGGTCGACGCCGTCCTCCGCGACGGCCAGATCGAGGCGTCGGACCACGACATGGGCGGCGACATCGTCCCGGACTTCGTCGCGCGTGGCGACGCGGGCGTCTACGACCTCAAGCGCAACGACGTCCCCGGGTCGAACGAGCGCGACCGGTACTACTGGCGCGACGTCGGGACGATCGACTCGTTCTACGACGCGCACATGGACCTCATCGCACCGGTCCCGGTCTTCAACCTGTACAACCAGGACTGGCCGATCTTCAACCAGCAGACGAACCTGCCCCCGGCGAAGTTCGTCCGCGACGCGAACGGCAACACCGGCTCGACGGTCGACTCCCTCGTGTCGCTCGGTTGCCTCGTGTCCGGCGCCCAGGTCGAGCGCAGCATGATCGGCCCCTGGTGCGGCATCGACTCCGGCGCGAAGGTCCTCGACTCGATCGTCTTCGAACGCGCTTCGATCGGCGCCGGCTCCGTCGTGAACCGCGCGATCCTCGACAAGGACGTGGTGATCGCCCCCGGCGCCCAGGTCGGCATCGACCGCGAAGCGGACGAAGCGCGCGGCTTCACCGTCACCGAGTCCGGCATCACAGTCGTCGGCAAGGGCGTGCGCGTCGACGCGTAG
- the serB gene encoding phosphoserine phosphatase SerB, producing the protein MPRFLVVLDADSTLLEDEVIELLADTAGTRPQVQAITERAMRGEIDFAESLRERVATLAGLQDDVFQGAQQAVRVTRGADQLVRGVHAAGGTVGVVSGGFHEVLDPFAEQLGLDHCRANRLEVVDGVLTGRVLGDVVDAHAKAVALREWAAADDVPIVRTVAIGDGANDLEMMRVAGLSVAFDAKPLVREQADVAVVDRDLSSVLATLGLRG; encoded by the coding sequence GTGCCACGCTTCCTCGTCGTCCTCGATGCCGATTCCACGCTCCTCGAGGACGAGGTCATCGAACTCCTGGCCGACACGGCGGGGACCCGGCCACAGGTCCAGGCGATCACGGAGCGCGCCATGCGCGGCGAGATCGACTTCGCCGAGAGCCTCCGGGAGCGTGTCGCGACCCTGGCGGGCCTCCAGGACGACGTCTTCCAGGGTGCACAGCAGGCGGTCCGCGTGACGCGGGGTGCCGACCAGCTCGTCCGCGGCGTGCACGCCGCGGGCGGGACCGTCGGCGTCGTGTCGGGCGGCTTCCACGAGGTCCTCGACCCGTTCGCCGAGCAGCTCGGACTCGACCACTGCCGGGCGAACCGGCTCGAGGTGGTGGACGGCGTCCTCACCGGGCGGGTCCTCGGCGACGTCGTGGACGCGCACGCCAAGGCCGTCGCACTGCGCGAGTGGGCCGCGGCCGACGACGTGCCGATCGTCCGCACCGTCGCGATCGGCGACGGCGCGAACGACCTCGAGATGATGCGTGTGGCCGGACTGTCGGTCGCGTTCGACGCGAAGCCGCTCGTCCGCGAGCAGGCGGACGTCGCGGTCGTCGACCGTGACCTGTCGAGCGTGCTCGCGACGCTCGGCCTGCGCGGCTGA
- the fabG gene encoding 3-oxoacyl-ACP reductase FabG has translation MSTPRTVLVTGGNRGIGHALAERFVAAGHRVAVTSRSGQGGPEGALTVQADITDTASVDAAFSQVEAELGPIEVLVANAGITNDQLLLRMSEEDFTSVIDTNLTGTFRVVKRATKGMMKAKFGRIVLMSSVVGAYGQVGQVNYASSKAALVGMARSITRELGSRGITANVVAPGFIQTDMTAALPEELQAEFKKQIPAARYGTVDDVADATLFLAGDGAGYISGAVIPVDGGLGMGH, from the coding sequence ATGAGCACCCCCCGTACCGTCCTCGTCACCGGCGGCAACCGCGGCATCGGCCACGCCCTCGCGGAGCGCTTCGTCGCCGCCGGCCACCGCGTCGCGGTCACGTCCCGCAGCGGCCAGGGCGGCCCAGAGGGCGCGCTCACGGTGCAGGCCGACATCACCGACACGGCCTCGGTCGACGCTGCCTTCTCGCAGGTCGAGGCCGAGCTCGGCCCGATCGAGGTCCTCGTCGCGAACGCCGGGATCACGAACGACCAGCTGCTGCTCCGCATGTCGGAGGAGGACTTCACGAGCGTCATCGACACGAACCTCACGGGGACGTTCCGGGTCGTCAAGCGCGCCACGAAGGGCATGATGAAGGCGAAGTTCGGCCGCATCGTGCTCATGTCGAGCGTCGTCGGCGCCTACGGCCAGGTCGGCCAGGTCAACTACGCTTCGTCGAAGGCCGCCCTCGTCGGCATGGCCCGGTCGATCACGCGCGAGCTCGGCTCCCGCGGCATCACCGCCAACGTCGTCGCGCCCGGGTTCATCCAGACGGACATGACGGCGGCGCTGCCCGAAGAACTGCAGGCCGAGTTCAAGAAGCAGATCCCGGCGGCGCGGTACGGCACCGTCGACGACGTCGCGGACGCCACGCTGTTCCTCGCCGGCGACGGGGCCGGGTACATCTCCGGCGCGGTCATCCCGGTCGACGGCGGCCTCGGGATGGGGCACTAG
- a CDS encoding DUF3099 domain-containing protein, with protein MKTTHSITTLPDSPEQDRAHRLSRYVWQMALRVVFFIGAVVVWSIWHTWIAVIPIVLAGVIPWVAVIIANAGSRAESDIVTPAGAIQLYDAVDPRLREQQEDARAEAYRAEQDRLREQAQDAQAEWQRNGDRSRVWGRR; from the coding sequence ATGAAGACGACGCACAGCATCACCACCCTCCCGGACTCTCCGGAGCAGGATCGTGCGCACCGCCTGTCCCGGTACGTCTGGCAGATGGCCCTCCGCGTCGTGTTCTTCATCGGTGCGGTCGTCGTGTGGTCGATCTGGCACACGTGGATCGCCGTCATCCCGATCGTCCTCGCCGGTGTGATCCCGTGGGTCGCAGTCATCATCGCCAACGCGGGCAGCCGTGCCGAGAGCGACATCGTGACCCCTGCCGGTGCGATCCAGCTCTACGACGCCGTGGACCCGCGACTCCGCGAACAGCAGGAGGACGCCCGGGCCGAGGCGTACCGCGCCGAGCAGGACCGGCTGCGCGAGCAGGCGCAGGACGCGCAGGCCGAGTGGCAGCGCAACGGCGACCGCTCGCGTGTCTGGGGACGTCGCTGA